Proteins encoded in a region of the Mucilaginibacter sabulilitoris genome:
- a CDS encoding GH39 family glycosyl hydrolase: MKIKARYCGLVILVLLTSAQILFAQQTNEQQATITVNLKTETGEMKPIWAWFGHDEPNYTYMKDGRKLLTELAALSPVPVHMRVHNLLNTGNGEAALKWGSTNAYTEDANGKPVYNWHLVDSIFDTYIKRGMKPYAQIGFMPEALSTHPEPYRHYWQPGHDYNEVYTGWAYPPKDYDKWEELIYQWVKHEVAKYGKKEVESWYWEVWNEPNIGYWKGTMPEFFKLYDYAAHGVKRALPTAKVGGPEVAGGSSPGGMKFLRAFIEHCITGTNYVTGKTGSPLDVISFHAKGQPAVVDGHVRMNMAPQLRDIREGFKIVASHPQTKNIPIVIGESDPEGCAACGMATNPSNAYRNGTMYSSYTAASFAREYLLADSLQVNFMGAVSWSFEFEDQPWFYGFRDLATNGVDKPVLNVFRMLGMMRGKRVEVKANQMFSVESVADSSVRGARTDIGGLAAKDKNTATLMVWNYHDDDLQNAGKPVQINIKDLPGKTVTLTQYRIDQQYSNSYEVWKKMGSPQKPTTAQIQELEKAGQLQMVGKPEKLTVKSGRVQTEITLPRQAVALLKLNW; encoded by the coding sequence ATGAAAATAAAAGCGCGGTACTGCGGTTTGGTTATACTTGTTCTGTTAACCAGTGCGCAAATTTTGTTTGCCCAGCAAACAAATGAGCAACAGGCAACCATCACCGTAAATTTAAAAACGGAAACTGGGGAAATGAAACCCATATGGGCATGGTTTGGTCACGATGAACCAAACTATACTTATATGAAAGACGGAAGGAAGCTGCTAACAGAATTAGCGGCTTTAAGTCCTGTACCTGTTCACATGCGCGTTCATAATTTACTGAATACGGGTAACGGAGAGGCCGCTTTAAAATGGGGCTCAACCAACGCTTATACCGAAGATGCAAATGGCAAGCCTGTTTATAACTGGCACCTGGTTGATAGTATATTTGATACCTACATTAAACGGGGTATGAAACCTTACGCGCAAATTGGTTTTATGCCCGAAGCCTTGTCAACCCATCCGGAACCCTACCGGCATTATTGGCAGCCCGGTCATGATTATAATGAAGTATATACGGGTTGGGCTTATCCGCCTAAAGATTATGACAAATGGGAGGAGCTCATTTACCAATGGGTAAAACATGAGGTAGCCAAATACGGAAAGAAGGAAGTGGAAAGCTGGTATTGGGAAGTTTGGAACGAGCCCAACATTGGCTATTGGAAAGGCACCATGCCCGAGTTTTTTAAATTATATGATTACGCTGCCCATGGTGTAAAAAGAGCTTTGCCTACCGCTAAAGTTGGCGGACCGGAAGTGGCCGGAGGTTCGAGCCCCGGAGGAATGAAGTTTTTGAGGGCCTTTATTGAGCACTGTATAACCGGAACCAACTATGTAACAGGAAAAACAGGCTCCCCGCTTGATGTGATCTCGTTTCATGCCAAAGGTCAGCCGGCTGTTGTAGATGGACATGTACGCATGAATATGGCTCCGCAGTTGCGCGATATACGGGAAGGTTTTAAAATAGTAGCCTCTCATCCACAAACTAAAAACATTCCTATTGTAATTGGTGAATCTGATCCCGAAGGCTGTGCTGCTTGTGGTATGGCTACCAATCCATCAAACGCTTATCGTAACGGTACCATGTATTCCAGCTATACGGCTGCTTCATTTGCCCGGGAGTACTTGCTGGCCGATTCATTACAAGTCAATTTTATGGGCGCGGTTTCATGGTCGTTTGAATTTGAAGATCAGCCCTGGTTTTATGGGTTCAGGGACCTGGCCACTAATGGAGTTGACAAGCCCGTACTAAATGTATTCCGCATGCTGGGCATGATGAGAGGAAAAAGGGTAGAGGTGAAGGCAAACCAAATGTTCAGCGTAGAATCTGTTGCCGATTCAAGCGTGAGAGGTGCACGTACGGATATTGGCGGCCTGGCTGCTAAAGATAAAAATACCGCTACCCTGATGGTTTGGAATTATCACGACGATGACCTGCAAAATGCAGGTAAACCTGTACAAATAAATATTAAGGATTTGCCGGGTAAAACCGTAACGCTTACTCAGTATCGCATCGATCAGCAATACAGTAATTCGTATGAGGTTTGGAAAAAAATGGGTTCGCCTCAAAAACCAACAACTGCGCAAATTCAGGAGCTGGAAAAAGCGGGACAATTACAAATGGTTGGCAAGCCCGAAAAATTAACGGTTAAATCGGGTCGCGTACAAACCGAAATAACATTACCGCGCCAGGCCGTCGCTTTATTAAAGCTAAACTGGTAA
- a CDS encoding aldose epimerase family protein, translating into MKKNNNFLLMISLSAVMFTACNSQPKVNNDANKDAVSSTGYSVPDSANFNANVQGKAVKLFTLKNKGNAVAAITNYGGRLVSLLVPDSSGAPTDVILGYDSLKNYQKPKEPYFGAIIGRYGNRIARGKFSLDGKTYQLDINDGVNTLHGGFNGFYSKVFTAKQLSAQQLELSYLSKDGEGSYPGNLSVTVTYTLGDDNSLKIEYKATTDKKTIVNLTNHAYFNLNGTGNQTITDNLVQINADSFLPVDTTLIPTGKLQPVKGSPFDFTKPKAIGQDINTPNDQLKNGKGYDHNFVLNKHDLNTPVATVKSTKTGIVMNVYTDEPGLQFYSGNFLTGASKDGKGGVAYGYRSAFCMETQHFPDAPNQSSFASTVLKPGETYRTVTIYKFSNK; encoded by the coding sequence ATGAAAAAAAACAATAATTTTTTATTGATGATCAGCCTTTCAGCTGTAATGTTTACAGCCTGCAATAGCCAGCCAAAAGTCAATAATGACGCAAATAAAGACGCCGTATCCTCCACAGGGTACAGTGTTCCGGATTCGGCAAACTTCAATGCTAATGTGCAAGGCAAAGCAGTAAAATTATTTACGCTTAAAAACAAAGGTAACGCTGTTGCAGCCATAACTAATTATGGAGGCCGGCTGGTGAGTCTACTTGTTCCGGATAGCAGCGGAGCTCCTACCGATGTAATATTAGGATATGATTCCTTAAAAAATTATCAGAAACCTAAGGAGCCATATTTCGGTGCTATTATTGGTCGCTATGGCAACCGTATAGCCAGAGGCAAATTCAGCCTTGACGGAAAAACCTACCAATTGGATATTAATGACGGGGTAAACACCCTGCATGGCGGTTTTAACGGCTTTTATTCAAAAGTATTTACAGCCAAACAATTAAGCGCGCAGCAACTGGAACTCTCTTATCTGTCGAAAGATGGTGAAGGCAGCTACCCCGGTAACCTATCAGTTACGGTAACTTATACGCTTGGCGACGACAATTCGCTTAAAATTGAGTACAAAGCAACAACAGATAAAAAAACGATTGTTAATTTAACCAATCACGCCTATTTTAATTTAAATGGGACAGGCAATCAAACCATAACCGATAATTTGGTACAAATAAACGCCGATAGCTTTTTGCCGGTTGATACCACGCTTATCCCTACCGGGAAACTGCAGCCGGTTAAAGGATCACCTTTTGATTTTACAAAACCCAAAGCTATTGGCCAGGATATTAATACACCCAATGATCAACTAAAAAACGGCAAAGGGTATGATCATAACTTTGTTTTAAATAAGCATGACCTCAATACGCCAGTTGCTACAGTTAAAAGTACTAAAACAGGTATTGTGATGAATGTTTATACAGACGAGCCGGGATTGCAGTTTTACTCCGGTAATTTTTTAACCGGTGCTTCAAAGGATGGAAAAGGTGGCGTAGCCTACGGTTACCGCTCGGCTTTTTGTATGGAAACGCAGCATTTTCCTGATGCGCCTAACCAGTCATCATTTGCATCAACAGTTTTAAAGCCAGGTGAAACCTACCGTACCGTTACCATTTATAAGTTTTCTAATAAATAA
- a CDS encoding MFS transporter, translating to MVNSNKSNASYSWLVVAMLWIVAFLNYFDRILITSMRDPIVSDFHLNDAQFGLLTSAFLWSYGILSPLGGYFADRYGRKSVIVFSVMVWSAVTIWTGFVSSFNEMVAARVIMGISEACYIPAALALITDYHKGRTRSLATGVHMSGLYAGLALGGLGGYIAELWGWRYGFQVFGLFGILYSVILLFFLRDTPKVRVGKLAVVKQEGKPINLIGSFKLLFSESSFRILLLYFCTLGMVNWLIYGWLPTFLKEHFHLNLGEAGFSATGYVQVGSFIGVLCGGLLADRWSRSNPKGRLYIVIIGFTLGAPFLFIMSSTSVFFWGIIAMLVYGVSRGFNDANLMPILCQIVDSRYIATGYGFLNFLSTIIGGIMVYIGGMLKDAHVDLSIIYQVSAVLMLMATWSLFAVKIKRTAS from the coding sequence ATGGTAAACTCAAATAAATCAAACGCTTCTTACTCATGGCTTGTGGTAGCTATGTTGTGGATAGTTGCCTTCCTTAATTATTTCGACCGTATACTTATTACCTCCATGCGTGATCCTATTGTGTCAGATTTTCATTTAAATGACGCACAATTTGGTCTGCTTACTTCCGCATTTCTTTGGTCATACGGCATATTAAGCCCGTTGGGTGGTTATTTTGCTGATAGGTACGGCCGCAAATCGGTAATTGTTTTCAGCGTAATGGTTTGGTCGGCTGTAACCATATGGACGGGTTTTGTAAGCTCATTTAACGAAATGGTGGCAGCCCGTGTTATTATGGGGATCAGCGAAGCTTGTTATATTCCTGCAGCACTCGCTTTAATAACAGATTATCATAAAGGGCGTACGCGGTCATTAGCTACGGGGGTACACATGAGCGGTTTATATGCCGGCTTGGCCCTTGGCGGTCTGGGGGGATATATTGCAGAATTGTGGGGCTGGCGTTACGGCTTTCAGGTGTTTGGCTTGTTTGGCATACTTTATTCGGTAATACTTTTGTTTTTCTTGCGCGATACCCCAAAAGTACGCGTAGGGAAGTTAGCAGTTGTAAAACAAGAGGGGAAACCCATCAACCTGATAGGCTCATTTAAATTGCTTTTCTCCGAATCGTCCTTTCGCATATTGCTATTGTATTTCTGTACATTAGGCATGGTAAACTGGCTGATCTACGGCTGGCTCCCAACCTTTCTGAAAGAGCATTTCCATCTTAACCTGGGAGAAGCCGGATTTTCTGCGACGGGTTACGTGCAGGTGGGATCGTTCATTGGGGTATTATGCGGAGGGTTGCTCGCCGACCGCTGGTCGCGCAGTAATCCAAAGGGGCGTTTATATATAGTAATCATTGGCTTTACGCTTGGTGCACCCTTTCTGTTTATCATGTCGTCCACATCCGTCTTTTTTTGGGGTATTATAGCTATGCTTGTTTACGGTGTATCGCGAGGCTTTAACGATGCCAACCTGATGCCTATTTTATGCCAGATTGTTGATAGCCGTTACATAGCCACAGGATATGGCTTTCTGAATTTTTTAAGTACCATAATAGGCGGCATTATGGTTTACATAGGCGGGATGCTCAAGGATGCCCATGTTGACCTGTCTATCATATACCAGGTTTCGGCAGTGCTGATGCTTATGGCTACATGGTCGCTTTTTGCTGTTAAAATTAAAAGAACGGCGTCCTGA
- a CDS encoding galactose oxidase has translation MLLATNSSAQHITGFPHFSWSQLPAIPDQHGFAGSFAGVSNGCLIVAGGANFPDGGAPWTGSKKAWSDKIFVLEKPDGVWKVAGKLPHPLGYGISVVYHDQLICIGGSNEEGHRKEVFGITYLYGKIAFTKLPELPATLANAAGALAGNTIYIAGGLINPDDKRAASNFWSIDLAQPVAKQKWKILNSWPGEPRMLSVAGAANNKFYLFSGASLTDNGEGATKRKYLNDAYMYAPDAGWTKLPDMPYATVAAPGPAYPVKHGQQQQLLIFGGDDGKLAEEASALKDKHPGFRSGILAYDVVKNKWADAGNIFTDKKADADMRPNNSIWAPVTTTLVVWNGNLIFPGGEVRPAVRTPKVLKAVLDFNKE, from the coding sequence ATGCTTTTAGCAACAAATAGCAGTGCTCAGCACATAACAGGTTTTCCTCATTTCAGCTGGTCGCAACTTCCTGCAATACCGGATCAGCATGGTTTTGCCGGATCTTTTGCCGGAGTATCAAATGGCTGTTTAATTGTAGCCGGTGGCGCTAATTTTCCGGATGGAGGCGCGCCGTGGACAGGCTCAAAAAAAGCATGGAGCGATAAGATCTTTGTACTTGAAAAACCCGATGGCGTATGGAAAGTTGCCGGGAAGCTCCCCCATCCACTTGGTTACGGGATATCAGTAGTTTATCATGATCAGCTCATTTGCATTGGTGGCAGCAATGAGGAGGGACATCGCAAAGAGGTATTTGGTATTACCTATCTGTATGGTAAAATAGCATTTACTAAGTTACCGGAACTGCCTGCCACGTTGGCCAATGCTGCCGGCGCTTTAGCCGGAAATACAATTTATATAGCCGGTGGCTTAATTAACCCCGATGACAAACGCGCTGCGTCTAATTTCTGGTCAATTGATCTGGCCCAGCCTGTAGCGAAACAAAAGTGGAAAATATTGAATAGCTGGCCCGGCGAACCCAGGATGTTAAGTGTTGCCGGAGCAGCAAATAATAAATTTTACCTGTTTAGTGGCGCTTCGTTGACAGATAATGGAGAGGGCGCTACAAAACGAAAGTATCTAAATGATGCTTATATGTATGCTCCGGATGCGGGTTGGACAAAATTACCAGATATGCCTTATGCCACAGTTGCTGCCCCAGGTCCTGCATATCCTGTAAAGCATGGTCAGCAACAGCAGTTGCTGATATTTGGAGGGGATGATGGTAAACTGGCTGAAGAAGCATCTGCGCTAAAAGACAAACATCCCGGCTTTAGATCCGGGATACTTGCCTATGATGTTGTAAAAAATAAATGGGCGGACGCCGGTAACATATTTACCGACAAAAAGGCGGATGCAGATATGAGACCTAATAACAGTATTTGGGCGCCGGTAACTACCACACTGGTAGTATGGAATGGAAATTTGATATTTCCGGGAGGGGAGGTGAGGCCTGCGGTTCGCACACCGAAGGTATTGAAAGCTGTTTTAGATTTCAATAAGGAATAA
- a CDS encoding dihydrodipicolinate synthase family protein, with protein sequence MKIKGIVAATFAAYNNDGEINTDVIPLLVDKLVADGVSGVFICGTNGEGPNMTVEERMAVAEAYVKAARKRILVLVHVGHTSIKESKKLAVHAAAIGADAFSAVAAFYFKPVSVQNLVDCMAQIASAAPELPFYYYHIPAVTGVGMDMMEFLTLGETAIPNLAGIKYTASTLHEYQSCLNYKGGSFDTLFGYDEMLLGALAVGAEGAIGSTYTFAAPVYLNVMELYAAGKNQEARQLQLTMINVIRCIIKHPSIAAQRAIMKMLGTDLGDARLPLSSLTQQAYDKLKADLEALDFFNLLKSYSAKTGTTGTL encoded by the coding sequence ATGAAAATAAAAGGCATAGTTGCGGCAACATTTGCAGCTTATAATAACGACGGTGAGATAAATACAGATGTGATACCATTACTGGTAGATAAGCTTGTTGCAGATGGGGTTTCGGGCGTTTTTATCTGCGGTACAAATGGCGAAGGGCCGAATATGACCGTGGAAGAACGGATGGCAGTTGCCGAGGCCTATGTAAAAGCTGCCCGTAAACGTATATTGGTGTTGGTGCATGTTGGTCATACCTCTATTAAAGAAAGTAAGAAGCTTGCTGTTCATGCTGCGGCTATAGGAGCCGATGCCTTTTCGGCTGTAGCGGCATTTTATTTTAAACCGGTATCGGTTCAAAACCTTGTTGACTGTATGGCCCAAATCGCATCGGCTGCCCCAGAGCTTCCATTTTACTATTATCACATACCTGCAGTTACCGGTGTGGGTATGGATATGATGGAGTTTTTAACACTCGGCGAAACCGCTATCCCGAATCTTGCAGGCATAAAATATACCGCTTCAACACTGCATGAATATCAGTCATGTTTAAATTACAAAGGTGGTAGTTTCGACACGCTTTTTGGCTATGATGAAATGCTGCTTGGAGCGTTGGCTGTTGGGGCAGAGGGGGCTATCGGCAGCACCTATACGTTCGCTGCGCCGGTTTACTTAAATGTTATGGAGCTGTATGCTGCAGGCAAAAATCAGGAAGCCCGTCAACTACAGCTAACCATGATTAACGTAATCCGCTGTATCATCAAGCATCCTTCCATCGCCGCGCAACGTGCGATCATGAAAATGCTGGGTACGGATTTAGGAGATGCAAGACTGCCGCTGAGCTCATTAACCCAGCAAGCTTATGATAAGCTAAAAGCTGACCTGGAAGCACTTGATTTTTTCAATTTGCTAAAAAGTTATTCGGCTAAAACAGGTACAACAGGTACATTGTAG
- a CDS encoding dihydrodipicolinate synthase family protein: protein MNQKLTAETLKGNWATLLLPINSDDSIDYHLLAAEIDYLIAAGVDGIYSNGTAGEFHNQTEEEFDKINAILAERCTAAGMRFQIGASHPSPMISLERVKRSIDLKPDAVQVILPDWVTANQQEQISFLEVMAGFDVPLVLYNPPHAKTVLKPDEFATLKQAVPQLIGLKVLSGNEHWFADMKQYAGNLSVFVPGHLLASGVKNGVASGAYSNVACINPGAAQRWWAQMQTDIASALDVEQRILQFFGECIAPYQQKQYSNPALDKFLAAVGGWMPLGTRLRWPYQYISAEDITLVRKRAINLIPEFFNNL, encoded by the coding sequence ATGAATCAAAAACTCACTGCGGAAACCTTAAAAGGAAATTGGGCAACTTTGTTACTGCCTATTAATTCTGACGATTCCATTGATTACCACTTACTGGCCGCCGAGATAGATTACCTGATAGCCGCCGGTGTGGATGGGATATATTCTAACGGTACCGCGGGCGAGTTCCACAATCAAACAGAAGAGGAGTTTGACAAGATCAACGCCATATTGGCTGAGCGTTGTACGGCAGCAGGTATGCGTTTTCAGATCGGTGCAAGTCATCCATCGCCGATGATATCGCTTGAGCGGGTTAAACGAAGCATCGACCTTAAACCTGATGCTGTACAAGTTATTCTTCCGGACTGGGTTACGGCTAACCAGCAGGAACAAATATCATTTTTGGAGGTAATGGCCGGCTTTGATGTCCCACTGGTATTATATAATCCGCCACACGCTAAAACGGTGCTTAAGCCTGATGAATTTGCAACGCTTAAACAGGCAGTTCCGCAGCTTATAGGGCTAAAAGTACTCAGTGGAAATGAGCATTGGTTTGCGGATATGAAGCAGTATGCCGGCAATCTTTCTGTGTTTGTACCCGGACATTTGCTGGCAAGCGGTGTAAAAAATGGTGTCGCTTCCGGAGCGTATTCTAATGTAGCTTGCATTAATCCGGGTGCGGCCCAACGGTGGTGGGCACAAATGCAGACGGATATAGCCAGCGCACTCGATGTTGAACAGCGCATTTTACAGTTTTTTGGAGAGTGTATAGCGCCTTATCAGCAAAAGCAGTATTCAAACCCGGCGCTGGATAAATTTCTGGCAGCCGTTGGCGGATGGATGCCATTAGGTACGCGTTTACGTTGGCCATATCAGTATATATCGGCGGAAGACATAACGCTGGTTCGTAAGCGGGCTATAAATTTAATACCCGAATTTTTTAATAACTTATAA